The Methanosphaera stadtmanae DSM 3091 genome includes a window with the following:
- a CDS encoding allosteric regulator of homoserine dehydrogenase — MRLKLLIELPDTPGQLVNILRPLSGLGANVSTIIHEHDNKTSDGKIPVHFTLEGDRSILKKGIEIIREENIDIVEIDDVLQKETQTFLLLGNISTNNIMDTVHKIDELDDIKISSIDLNIGNDLKESVCKVVLETRNNKRLETTRRLQEIADNDNLVLIKEI, encoded by the coding sequence ATGAGATTAAAATTATTAATAGAATTACCAGATACACCTGGGCAATTAGTTAATATATTACGACCATTATCAGGATTAGGTGCTAATGTATCTACAATAATCCATGAACATGATAATAAAACATCAGATGGAAAAATACCTGTACATTTCACACTTGAAGGTGATCGTAGTATACTTAAAAAGGGTATTGAAATTATACGCGAAGAAAATATAGATATTGTAGAAATTGATGATGTACTGCAAAAAGAAACACAAACTTTCCTATTACTAGGTAATATTTCTACAAATAACATCATGGACACAGTACATAAAATTGATGAATTAGATGATATTAAAATTTCCAGTATAGATTTGAATATTGGAAATGATCTAAAGGAATCTGTATGTAAAGTTGTTCTTGAGACAAGAAATAACAAACGTCTAGAAACAACACGTCGCCTACAAGAAATTGCAGACAATGATAACTTAGTATTAATTAAAGAAATCTAG
- the gatC gene encoding Asp-tRNA(Asn) amidotransferase subunit GatC: MEIQKEAEHILNKFSEVLEQIPDLEETRYIVDNLNRTREDLKESKNPEKILRNAHVDKQGSIVAEKGKWTK, from the coding sequence ATGGAAATACAAAAAGAAGCAGAACATATATTAAATAAATTCTCAGAAGTTTTAGAACAAATACCAGATTTAGAAGAAACACGTTATATTGTTGACAACTTAAATAGAACAAGAGAAGATCTTAAAGAAAGTAAAAATCCAGAAAAAATATTACGTAATGCACATGTTGATAAACAGGGAAGTATAGTAGCTGAAAAAGGGAAATGGACAAAATGA
- a CDS encoding asparagine synthetase B family protein, with protein MCSIIGVVGENVKSDIINMLHTLKHRGPDGCGVYSRGKIYLNNDILDCEDSSFIIAHNLLSIVGCDELQPFMSENLVLVSNAEIYNYKELISKYDFDLSSNSDCEVILKLIEHNYHDNLKEAILKSIDLLDGDYAFCVSDGKDYVVVRDNVGVKPLYYGSNCDKFAFASEQKALQKIGINDIYNLNPRFMIYNGDVIQIRDCYKRCDFYNDYDVAKEKLKNAIVRSVRKRVQDLDEVALLFSGGVDSTLIALILKKLGIKTTLYSVGVETSQDLKYAKKIAHDIDIPLTIQIINQEIIEKSFYPTVNTIEDTNLMKIGVGMTIKLTSHLAHMDNHKVILSGQGADELFAGYNRYKKKYTNHDLLNEELTHDLNNIYDVNLERDDKATMSNSVELRVPFLDKDVIDVASHMPIDYLLDSCDDKIRKHILRDVAYELGLSKEAAYRPKKAAQYGTGIDKIIKKKIIKKQQYNKILQ; from the coding sequence ATGTGTTCTATAATTGGTGTTGTTGGAGAAAATGTTAAGTCAGATATAATTAATATGCTACATACACTAAAGCATAGAGGTCCAGATGGATGTGGTGTATATAGTAGGGGTAAAATTTATTTAAATAATGATATTTTAGATTGTGAAGATTCAAGTTTTATAATTGCTCATAATTTATTATCTATTGTTGGTTGTGATGAATTACAACCTTTCATGTCAGAAAATCTTGTTTTAGTATCTAATGCTGAAATATATAATTATAAAGAATTAATAAGTAAATATGATTTTGATTTAAGTAGTAATTCTGATTGTGAAGTTATTTTAAAACTCATTGAACATAATTATCATGATAACTTAAAAGAAGCCATTTTAAAGAGTATTGATTTACTTGATGGAGATTATGCTTTTTGTGTAAGTGATGGAAAAGACTATGTTGTTGTACGTGATAATGTAGGTGTTAAACCATTATACTATGGAAGTAATTGTGATAAATTTGCATTTGCATCAGAACAAAAAGCACTGCAAAAAATAGGTATCAATGATATTTATAACCTAAATCCCAGATTCATGATTTATAATGGTGATGTTATACAAATTAGGGATTGTTATAAAAGATGTGATTTTTATAATGATTATGATGTTGCTAAGGAGAAACTTAAAAATGCTATTGTTAGGTCTGTTAGAAAACGTGTGCAAGATTTAGATGAAGTTGCCCTACTTTTTTCTGGTGGAGTGGACAGTACTCTAATTGCATTGATACTTAAAAAATTAGGTATTAAAACTACATTGTATAGTGTGGGAGTTGAAACAAGTCAAGACTTAAAATATGCTAAAAAGATAGCACATGATATAGATATACCACTTACAATTCAAATAATTAACCAGGAGATTATAGAAAAATCTTTTTATCCTACTGTAAATACTATTGAAGATACAAATCTTATGAAAATAGGTGTGGGAATGACAATTAAATTAACATCTCATCTTGCACATATGGATAATCATAAAGTTATATTATCAGGACAAGGAGCAGATGAATTATTTGCAGGATACAACAGATACAAAAAGAAATACACAAACCATGACTTACTTAATGAAGAATTAACACATGATCTTAACAACATCTATGATGTAAACTTAGAAAGAGATGATAAGGCTACTATGAGTAATTCTGTTGAATTAAGAGTTCCATTTCTTGATAAAGATGTGATAGATGTGGCAAGTCACATGCCTATTGATTATCTATTAGATTCATGTGATGATAAAATAAGAAAACATATACTACGTGATGTTGCATATGAATTAGGTCTTTCTAAAGAAGCTGCATATAGACCTAAAAAAGCAGCACAGTATGGAACAGGAATAGATAAAATAATAAAGAAAAAAATTATTAAAAAACAACAATACAATAAGATACTCCAGTAG
- a CDS encoding DUF5379 family protein, whose protein sequence is MDEITIMSYEHLIGGVFAGIISYLFTVKGILPITNEFLGVIISVVIVYGLGKYAESRYGREKISLSSWISNGVLLYYLVWMTVWIFLLNYVVI, encoded by the coding sequence ATGGATGAAATAACAATAATGTCTTATGAACATCTTATAGGTGGAGTATTTGCTGGAATAATATCATACTTATTTACTGTGAAAGGTATTTTACCAATAACTAATGAGTTTCTCGGAGTTATAATCTCTGTTGTAATAGTATATGGTCTTGGAAAATATGCTGAAAGTAGATATGGTAGGGAAAAAATATCATTAAGTTCATGGATTTCAAATGGAGTTCTTCTATATTACCTTGTATGGATGACTGTATGGATTTTCTTACTCAACTACGTTGTAATTTAA
- a CDS encoding glycosyltransferase, which produces MDLYKDVQLSNMNPLIHFLRFGIKEKRLYRYARIDYDDLVGLDNKARIMDYYDVIYDSIEFDIDYYINENNITSLNNLDPIIHYIVYGVYLGYNPSNIFNTREYIKNIPYNKLTTNPLYHYIKYATTTTTEYLNKKHILLNAYNKYNVRSCKNILKTLKQKISIIIPIYNAYDETRNCIESVLLNTHINYELILINDASSDNRIKHLLDSMESIDFVKIIHNKENQGFIKNVNMGMKLAEGDVVLLNSDTIVTPKWLSQLVFSAYLNDKIATVTPFSNSSDISIEKLGTSTDRLFLNSNAYQLNKLSDTTYIQAPTGNGFCLFIKRSAIDDLGYFDEIFDKGYGEETDFTARARKNGWINLRNQTVFVYHRRHASFTSETANELKKKNKKILSKRYPQIYSDWDEFVKSPKIINQLKECDLLIKPYKKSQRILYVTTYNSDGTLDIDDVFYELARNYECYILAITLKEVSIHLYDGIGNFITIKKWSTKHIDDEEYFIRLYFNMFMNYKIDLVYMKNFTALHHPRTVNLTLFIKFFKSMEVNVLNDCIFLDKEKIIDMCEEKFNPDTSLNELINEKSNYINFDNKKVVVYTALTGHYDDLVTPEVVEDDFDYICFTDNPNLKSNFWEIRYMEELNLNEVRKARRYKILPHKYLDEYDYSIWIDTNFDIHDSLKDYVNKYSKNHKLLAIAHEQRDCIYDEAEKCIEIQKDLPEIINKQMDKYQKEGYPKHNGLVASGILFRNHHDKDVIKVMEDWYSEVVNYSFRDQLSFNYVCWKNNFVYDESDIFYFKNEYFQRLEHSSIVKINPIYTQKQVDNIVEAITQTTTIIIPIYNAYDQLRECIESVKKYTKTPYELLLIDDCSSDRRIEKLLKSLEDEENITVIYNKHNMGFVKNVNIGFSKTSNDVVLLNSDTIVSNNWLEKMKSVAYTNSNIATVTPVSNNAGAFSVPTLNENNSIDERLGISGTANIIEKKSENKIITTPTGNGFCMFIKHEAIDDVGEFDLSYGRGYCEENDFCMRLIENGWQNVIDMSTYIFHNHNVSFGDEKNELLKINREHLGRKFPEYKARIDNFIELNEYKKIRDNIKLYLEHENNIQFNRKRILYVIHEGKGGTLYTSTDLMKHISKYMDVYMLTSNSKELKVYKYSSFEANDDVKEDYEFLSHFKPLYSFDIETEYTIKTPFIPEFNKFYFNILKMLHIDIIHVRHLIKHSLDIVYTAKKLGLPVIFSFHDFYYVCPSHNLIDNSKEYCGGHCSPIDMSAKNRQCSISTNYGIPLLKKYVGTWRAAMGDMFNYCDTFITTSPSAVDIYGEFYPEIKDNINIIEHGRDLKTPDTINVPKIVKNKPIKIVIPGNIGPSKGGVFIKNLKKYDVNNRLELHILGDVDGRLGLDEVCVLHGTYKRSEFCKLVHDINPHAMAIFSIWPETYCHTLSESWSCGLPVISIDIGAPGERIHRNGGGFLLSNNPKEAYDEIISIFDDEERYLRVANEVKDITFKTTKEMADEYMDIYKKFL; this is translated from the coding sequence ATGGATTTATATAAGGATGTACAACTTTCTAATATGAATCCATTGATTCATTTTTTAAGATTTGGTATTAAGGAAAAAAGATTGTATAGATATGCTAGAATAGATTATGATGATTTAGTAGGACTAGATAATAAAGCACGTATAATGGATTATTATGATGTAATATATGATTCTATAGAATTTGATATTGACTATTATATAAATGAAAATAATATAACTTCATTGAATAATCTTGATCCTATTATTCACTATATTGTATATGGAGTTTACCTAGGATATAATCCAAGTAATATATTTAATACAAGAGAATACATTAAAAATATTCCATATAATAAATTAACAACCAATCCCCTATATCACTACATTAAATATGCAACAACCACAACTACAGAATACTTGAATAAGAAACACATACTTCTAAATGCATACAATAAATACAATGTAAGAAGTTGTAAAAACATACTAAAAACTCTAAAACAAAAGATTTCAATTATAATACCAATATACAATGCATATGATGAAACACGTAATTGTATAGAGAGTGTACTTTTAAATACTCATATTAATTATGAATTAATACTAATTAATGATGCTAGTAGTGATAATAGAATAAAACATCTTCTAGATTCAATGGAGTCAATTGATTTTGTTAAGATAATTCATAACAAGGAAAATCAAGGATTTATAAAAAATGTGAATATGGGTATGAAACTAGCAGAGGGTGATGTTGTACTTCTTAATAGTGATACAATAGTAACACCTAAATGGTTATCACAACTAGTTTTCTCAGCATATCTTAATGATAAAATAGCTACTGTAACACCATTTTCTAATTCATCAGATATCTCCATTGAAAAATTAGGGACAAGTACAGATAGATTGTTTCTTAATTCAAATGCTTATCAACTAAATAAGTTAAGTGATACAACATACATTCAAGCTCCTACAGGTAATGGATTTTGTTTATTTATTAAAAGAAGTGCAATTGATGATTTAGGATACTTTGATGAAATATTTGATAAGGGTTATGGTGAAGAAACTGATTTTACAGCAAGAGCCAGAAAAAATGGATGGATAAATCTTAGAAATCAAACAGTATTTGTATATCATAGAAGACATGCATCATTTACATCTGAAACTGCAAATGAATTAAAAAAGAAAAACAAGAAGATATTATCTAAGAGATATCCTCAAATATATTCTGATTGGGATGAGTTTGTAAAATCTCCAAAGATTATAAATCAACTAAAAGAATGTGATTTACTAATAAAACCATATAAGAAATCACAACGTATATTGTATGTTACAACATATAACTCTGATGGTACTTTAGATATTGATGATGTATTTTATGAATTAGCTAGAAATTATGAATGTTACATCTTAGCAATAACATTAAAAGAAGTCTCAATACACTTATATGATGGTATTGGAAATTTTATAACCATAAAAAAATGGTCTACAAAACATATTGATGATGAGGAATATTTCATTAGATTATATTTCAATATGTTTATGAATTATAAGATTGATCTAGTTTACATGAAAAACTTCACAGCACTACATCATCCTAGAACTGTTAATTTAACTTTGTTTATTAAGTTTTTCAAATCCATGGAAGTTAATGTACTAAATGACTGTATATTTCTAGATAAAGAGAAGATAATTGATATGTGTGAGGAGAAATTCAATCCAGATACTTCACTTAATGAATTAATTAATGAAAAATCTAACTATATTAACTTTGATAATAAGAAAGTTGTAGTCTACACTGCTCTTACAGGACATTATGATGATCTTGTGACTCCAGAGGTAGTGGAGGATGACTTTGATTATATCTGTTTTACAGATAATCCTAATTTAAAATCTAATTTCTGGGAAATCAGATATATGGAAGAACTTAATCTTAATGAAGTTCGTAAGGCCAGACGATATAAAATACTTCCACATAAATATTTAGATGAATATGATTATTCTATATGGATAGATACAAACTTCGATATACATGATAGTCTAAAGGATTATGTTAATAAGTATTCAAAAAATCATAAACTTCTTGCAATTGCACATGAACAAAGAGATTGTATCTATGATGAAGCAGAAAAATGTATAGAAATTCAGAAGGACTTACCAGAAATCATTAACAAACAAATGGATAAATATCAAAAAGAAGGCTATCCTAAACATAATGGGCTTGTTGCTAGTGGAATTCTCTTTAGAAATCATCATGATAAGGATGTTATTAAAGTAATGGAAGACTGGTATAGTGAAGTTGTAAATTATAGTTTCAGAGATCAGTTAAGTTTTAACTATGTTTGTTGGAAGAATAACTTCGTGTATGATGAAAGTGACATATTCTACTTTAAAAATGAATATTTTCAAAGATTAGAACATAGTTCTATTGTTAAAATAAATCCAATATACACACAAAAACAAGTAGATAACATAGTTGAGGCTATAACTCAAACAACTACAATAATCATTCCAATATACAATGCATATGACCAGTTGCGAGAATGTATTGAATCTGTAAAAAAATATACTAAAACTCCATATGAATTGTTATTAATAGATGATTGTAGTAGTGATAGGCGTATAGAAAAGTTACTTAAATCACTGGAAGATGAAGAAAATATCACTGTTATTTACAATAAACATAATATGGGATTTGTTAAGAATGTGAATATTGGATTTAGTAAAACAAGTAATGATGTTGTACTACTAAATAGTGATACTATTGTTAGTAATAACTGGCTTGAAAAAATGAAATCTGTAGCATATACAAATTCAAATATTGCAACAGTAACTCCTGTATCAAATAATGCTGGAGCATTTTCAGTACCTACCTTAAATGAGAATAATTCCATTGATGAAAGATTAGGTATTAGTGGAACTGCCAATATTATTGAAAAGAAAAGTGAGAATAAAATCATAACAACACCTACTGGTAATGGTTTTTGTATGTTTATTAAACATGAAGCAATAGATGATGTTGGAGAGTTTGATTTAAGTTATGGTAGAGGTTATTGTGAAGAGAATGATTTTTGTATGCGTTTAATAGAAAATGGGTGGCAAAATGTAATTGATATGTCCACATATATCTTCCATAATCATAATGTTTCATTTGGTGATGAAAAAAATGAATTATTAAAGATAAACAGAGAACATTTAGGACGTAAATTTCCAGAATATAAGGCCAGAATAGATAATTTCATTGAATTAAATGAGTATAAGAAGATACGTGATAATATTAAATTATATCTTGAACATGAAAATAACATTCAATTTAATAGAAAACGTATATTGTATGTGATACATGAGGGTAAAGGTGGTACATTATACACTAGTACTGATTTAATGAAACATATAAGTAAGTATATGGATGTTTACATGTTAACATCAAACTCTAAAGAATTAAAAGTATATAAATACAGTTCATTTGAAGCAAATGATGATGTTAAAGAAGATTATGAGTTTTTATCCCATTTTAAACCATTATATTCATTTGATATTGAAACAGAGTATACTATTAAAACTCCATTCATACCAGAGTTTAATAAGTTCTACTTCAATATTCTAAAAATGTTACATATTGATATTATACATGTTAGACATCTTATAAAACATTCACTTGATATTGTATATACTGCTAAGAAGTTAGGACTTCCAGTTATATTCTCATTCCATGACTTCTACTATGTATGTCCATCACATAATCTTATTGATAATTCTAAAGAGTATTGTGGAGGACACTGTAGTCCTATTGATATGAGTGCTAAAAATAGACAGTGTAGTATTTCAACAAATTATGGTATTCCATTACTTAAGAAATATGTGGGAACATGGAGAGCTGCTATGGGTGACATGTTTAACTACTGTGATACATTTATAACAACATCTCCCTCAGCTGTAGATATATATGGTGAGTTTTATCCAGAAATAAAGGACAACATTAATATTATTGAACATGGACGTGATCTAAAAACACCAGATACTATAAATGTTCCAAAAATAGTTAAAAATAAGCCAATTAAAATAGTAATTCCAGGTAATATTGGACCTAGTAAGGGCGGAGTATTTATTAAAAATCTTAAGAAGTATGATGTTAATAATCGTCTTGAACTACATATTCTAGGTGATGTTGATGGTAGATTAGGCTTAGATGAGGTATGTGTCCTTCATGGAACATATAAAAGAAGTGAATTTTGTAAGTTAGTACATGATATTAATCCACATGCAATGGCAATATTTTCAATATGGCCTGAAACATACTGTCATACACTAAGTGAATCATGGAGTTGTGGATTACCTGTTATTAGTATTGATATTGGTGCTCCAGGTGAGCGAATTCATAGGAATGGTGGAGGATTTTTACTATCAAATAATCCTAAAGAGGCATATGATGAGATTATCAGCATATTTGATGATGAAGAAAGGTATTTGCGTGTTGCAAATGAAGTAAAAGACATTACTTTTAAAACTACTAAGGAAATGGCTGATGAATATATGGATATTTATAAAAAATTTCTATAA